One Aerosakkonema funiforme FACHB-1375 genomic region harbors:
- a CDS encoding pirin family protein: MAVQTQKIRTVAGIVNSVETLEGEGFRVRRPFPKSSFSHFDPFLLLDELGPIELKPGQAKGAPDHPHRGFETVSYVIEGSLEHKDSQGRSGKLGPGDVQWMTAGAGVVHSEMPAQEFADIGGRVHGLQLWVNLPRRDKMIQPRYQEITADRIPIAQTDDGAVRVKVIAGEALGVRAAIETRTPIMYLHFTLQPGATIVQPVPKEYNAFAYVIDGEGLFGEEKERGLDAQMIMFAQDGSEVTIANRSDATSPLSVLLIAGVPLNEPVVRYGPFVMNTEAEIIQAFEDYRNGRMGSIDF, translated from the coding sequence ATGGCAGTTCAAACCCAAAAGATCCGTACCGTCGCCGGCATCGTCAACAGCGTCGAAACACTTGAGGGTGAGGGTTTTCGCGTGCGCCGTCCGTTCCCGAAGAGTTCCTTTTCGCACTTCGATCCATTCCTGCTCCTGGATGAATTAGGGCCGATCGAACTCAAGCCGGGTCAAGCGAAAGGAGCGCCAGATCATCCCCACAGAGGATTTGAGACGGTTAGCTACGTAATTGAAGGTAGCTTGGAACACAAAGATTCCCAAGGACGTTCCGGAAAGCTCGGCCCAGGCGATGTGCAGTGGATGACGGCAGGAGCCGGTGTCGTACACTCAGAGATGCCCGCACAAGAATTTGCCGACATTGGCGGACGAGTTCACGGACTGCAACTGTGGGTGAACTTGCCTCGACGGGACAAGATGATCCAGCCTCGCTATCAAGAGATTACTGCCGATCGCATTCCGATCGCACAAACAGATGATGGCGCGGTGCGAGTCAAAGTGATTGCTGGGGAAGCTCTCGGTGTGCGTGCGGCGATCGAAACGCGGACTCCCATAATGTACTTGCACTTTACACTGCAACCCGGTGCAACGATCGTTCAGCCGGTGCCGAAAGAATACAATGCCTTCGCATATGTAATTGATGGTGAAGGCTTATTCGGTGAGGAAAAAGAACGTGGCTTAGACGCACAAATGATTATGTTTGCACAAGACGGCTCAGAAGTGACGATCGCCAATCGATCGGATGCTACCTCACCGCTTTCTGTGTTACTGATTGCTGGCGTTCCTCTCAACGAGCCAGTTGTGCGCTACGGCCCATTTGTGATGAACACAGAAGCAGAAATTATCCAAGCCTTTGAAGATTATCGTAACGGGAGGATGGGTTCAATTGACTTCTAA
- a CDS encoding DEAD/DEAH box helicase, giving the protein MARIPTLSFDRGTLILHPPPRGKIWVEYATWDDRVEKFRIPAIHYRSLVEALQAEKTDFIDEAKAFAPLELVPSVEMEPYPHQSEALMAWKSAGRQGVVVLPTAAGKTYLAQLAMQATPRSTLIVVPTLDLMHQWYAQLVTAFPDAEVGLLGGGSRDRTAILVATYDSAAINAEALGNSYALLIFDECHHLPTEFYRVIAEYAIAPYRLGLTATPDRSDGKHSDLDRLIGSVVYRKTAEELAGLALAQHEVIPIKVKLSQNERDRYNELIKIRNDFLKAEKIHLGSLEGWQQFVRMSARSPAGRRAMLAHREAREIALCTDSKLRILGNLIGEHYPERILIFTADNATVYRISQDFLIPAITHQTPVKERHEILTRFREGEYKTLVASHVLNEGVDVPAASIAIILSGTGSQREFIQRLGRVLRKGNDKNKRALLYEVVAENTSEENTSDRRRGVEKKNEPQRRKGRKGKEEDKNYRQLEIVPSKPIYEVSQQGGYLAAESSEVNYSTTNKQSSNSIQNPKSKIQNRNVTKRVAESPAKWGDDNSETPED; this is encoded by the coding sequence ATGGCTCGTATCCCCACATTATCTTTTGACAGGGGCACCCTGATTTTGCATCCCCCTCCCAGAGGAAAAATTTGGGTAGAATACGCTACTTGGGATGACAGAGTGGAGAAGTTTCGCATCCCTGCTATCCACTATCGATCGCTTGTAGAAGCTCTGCAAGCGGAAAAAACTGATTTTATCGACGAGGCGAAGGCATTTGCGCCACTGGAACTCGTCCCCAGTGTGGAAATGGAACCCTACCCGCACCAAAGCGAGGCGTTGATGGCGTGGAAATCTGCCGGACGTCAGGGGGTGGTGGTGCTTCCGACTGCTGCTGGTAAGACTTATTTGGCGCAATTGGCGATGCAGGCAACGCCTCGCAGTACGCTGATTGTAGTACCGACTTTGGATTTGATGCACCAGTGGTACGCGCAATTGGTGACGGCTTTTCCCGATGCGGAGGTGGGGTTGTTGGGTGGCGGTTCGCGCGATCGAACTGCTATTCTTGTCGCTACTTACGATAGTGCGGCGATTAATGCTGAGGCTTTGGGGAATAGTTATGCTTTGTTGATTTTTGATGAGTGTCACCATTTACCAACGGAATTTTATCGGGTAATTGCAGAATATGCGATCGCACCTTATCGTTTGGGACTGACTGCAACTCCAGATCGATCGGATGGTAAGCATAGCGATCTCGATCGTCTCATAGGGTCGGTCGTTTATCGCAAAACGGCGGAGGAATTGGCTGGATTAGCGCTAGCGCAGCATGAGGTGATCCCGATTAAGGTAAAGTTATCGCAAAATGAGCGCGATCGCTACAATGAGTTAATCAAAATTCGCAATGATTTTTTGAAAGCAGAAAAGATTCATTTAGGCAGTTTGGAAGGTTGGCAACAGTTTGTCAGAATGAGTGCTAGATCTCCTGCCGGTCGCCGTGCTATGCTAGCTCACCGGGAAGCGAGAGAAATTGCTCTTTGCACTGATAGCAAGTTGCGAATTCTCGGCAATTTGATTGGGGAACATTACCCGGAACGCATTCTCATATTTACGGCGGACAATGCCACAGTTTATCGCATTTCTCAAGATTTTTTAATTCCGGCGATTACTCATCAAACTCCTGTCAAAGAACGCCACGAAATTTTAACGCGCTTTCGCGAGGGGGAATACAAAACTTTAGTCGCTTCTCACGTTCTCAATGAAGGTGTTGATGTTCCGGCTGCTAGTATTGCCATTATTTTATCGGGTACTGGTTCGCAGCGGGAGTTTATTCAGCGATTGGGTCGGGTTTTGCGTAAAGGTAACGATAAAAATAAACGTGCTTTGCTGTATGAGGTGGTGGCGGAAAATACGAGTGAGGAAAATACTTCTGACCGTCGGCGAGGTGTGGAGAAGAAGAACGAACCGCAAAGACGCAAAGGACGCAAAGGAAAAGAGGAAGATAAGAATTATCGGCAGTTGGAAATTGTGCCTTCTAAACCGATTTATGAGGTTAGTCAGCAAGGTGGTTATTTAGCGGCTGAGTCATCCGAAGTTAATTATTCAACCACGAATAAGCAATCTTCCAATTCAATCCAAAATCCCAAATCTAAAATCCAAAATCGAAATGTTACCAAGCGAGTTGCTGAGTCACCGGCAAAATGGGGAGACGATAATTCCGAAACACCTGAAGATTGA
- a CDS encoding DUF790 family protein: protein MLPSELLSHRQNGETIIPKHLKIDDRNLELAIDLITCFEEAVGKTQGELDNQLQEFEGDRPDYRIIRGLAHLLKSSFSTFEVVSPLSPQELRDRVFALSAQSIPSLHATSQTLSTLADKLSQELNREVLPEQIRTGLYADLQENRILTQFDAPAAESLLHRYNLSQVQGIFYRASQMTLNAHRNVPGEYKLLFRYLKLFQLMAYIEGDADHGFTITIDGPTSLFKPSTRYGLAIAKLIPALLHVTKWSLSATLQTRDLFTGKEKIGRFTLNSDCGLVTHYPPGKPYDSMLEASFADRWDSLKTDWVLEREVDLIPIPGSVIIPDFRLVHPDGRSYLLEIVGYWRPEYLQKKFAQARKADCDNLILAISERLNLEKAGVKVSDTTAKIIWFKDKLLPKAVLEVIE from the coding sequence ATGTTACCAAGCGAGTTGCTGAGTCACCGGCAAAATGGGGAGACGATAATTCCGAAACACCTGAAGATTGACGATCGCAATTTGGAATTAGCGATCGATCTGATTACTTGCTTTGAGGAAGCTGTCGGTAAAACTCAAGGAGAATTGGATAATCAATTGCAGGAATTTGAGGGCGATCGACCGGATTATCGCATCATTCGCGGATTGGCGCATCTGCTCAAAAGCAGCTTTTCTACTTTTGAGGTTGTCAGTCCTTTGTCACCCCAAGAATTGCGCGATCGAGTGTTTGCTTTATCGGCTCAATCAATTCCTAGTTTACACGCGACTAGCCAAACTCTTTCAACTTTAGCAGATAAACTCAGTCAAGAATTAAATCGCGAAGTTCTGCCGGAGCAAATTCGCACTGGTTTGTATGCGGATTTGCAAGAAAATCGTATTTTAACACAGTTTGATGCTCCTGCTGCTGAAAGTTTATTGCATCGTTACAATTTATCGCAAGTGCAGGGAATTTTTTATCGCGCCAGTCAAATGACTCTGAACGCTCATCGCAATGTTCCGGGTGAATATAAGCTGTTGTTTCGCTATCTCAAACTATTTCAATTGATGGCATATATTGAAGGCGATGCCGATCACGGTTTTACGATTACGATTGATGGCCCGACTAGCTTGTTTAAGCCTAGCACAAGATATGGGTTAGCGATCGCCAAACTTATCCCTGCTTTGTTGCACGTCACCAAATGGAGTCTCAGCGCCACCCTGCAAACTCGCGATCTTTTCACTGGCAAAGAAAAAATTGGCAGATTCACTTTAAATTCCGATTGCGGTTTAGTAACTCATTACCCACCCGGTAAACCTTACGATAGTATGCTGGAAGCATCATTTGCGGACAGATGGGATTCCTTAAAAACCGATTGGGTTTTAGAGAGAGAAGTTGACCTGATTCCCATTCCCGGTAGTGTGATTATTCCCGATTTTCGCCTCGTGCATCCTGATGGTAGAAGTTATTTATTAGAAATAGTTGGTTACTGGCGTCCCGAGTACTTGCAAAAGAAATTTGCCCAAGCGCGAAAGGCTGATTGCGATAATTTGATATTGGCAATTTCGGAAAGATTGAATTTGGAAAAAGCTGGTGTGAAGGTGAGCGATACTACTGCAAAGATTATCTGGTTTAAAGATAAGCTTTTACCCAAGGCGGTGTTAGAAGTGATAGAATAA
- a CDS encoding DUF6887 family protein, translating into MKPNFEKMTRKELREYAIAHRGYEDIDEVLNILYSRRSPDSESIWFHPPKTKEEEQEQFELFNRIIEEKTRKKEAES; encoded by the coding sequence ATGAAACCGAATTTTGAAAAAATGACCAGAAAAGAGTTAAGAGAATATGCGATCGCGCATCGTGGCTATGAAGATATTGATGAAGTTTTGAACATTTTATATAGTCGTCGCAGTCCTGATTCAGAATCTATCTGGTTTCACCCACCAAAAACCAAAGAAGAAGAACAAGAACAATTTGAATTATTTAACCGAATAATTGAAGAAAAAACTAGAAAGAAAGAGGCGGAAAGTTGA
- a CDS encoding DUF6888 family protein: MRRSSGNKKPNFFILKGRLETRFLEETGFLKPKGFPELPNAIAASLLYFNRCVTIEGTTINPTNEQAQACLRVCQMLSNGYRNIELFRFNPQTGIVFIFASEELQIIIPTNGIWRFLDETEF, translated from the coding sequence TTGAGGCGATCGTCTGGCAATAAAAAACCGAATTTCTTCATTTTAAAGGGGCGACTAGAAACCCGGTTTCTTGAAGAAACCGGGTTTCTAAAACCAAAAGGGTTTCCGGAATTACCGAATGCGATCGCCGCTAGTTTGTTGTATTTTAATAGATGTGTCACAATTGAGGGAACAACCATCAACCCAACTAACGAACAAGCGCAAGCCTGTCTGCGCGTCTGTCAGATGTTGTCGAACGGCTACCGGAACATTGAGCTATTCCGTTTTAATCCCCAAACGGGAATTGTATTCATTTTTGCCAGCGAAGAACTGCAAATTATCATACCAACTAACGGAATCTGGAGGTTTTTAGATGAAACCGAATTTTGA
- a CDS encoding REP-associated tyrosine transposase gives MPRREIILQAGNYYHVYNRGNNRQLIFFERENYVYFLRQLRNHLIANGTDIIAYCLMPNHYHLLVYLQTDKFSDLMQAFSLSYTKAINKRYERTGSLFQGRFQAIHVDREEYLLHLTRYIHLNPVRANIVQKAEDWEFSSYQEYIDLRPGTLPKLEGVRSQLPSADAYRGFVESNLDGEKVIKNFTFEE, from the coding sequence ATGCCACGTCGCGAAATTATCTTGCAAGCGGGTAATTATTACCATGTTTATAACCGAGGCAATAACCGACAACTAATCTTTTTTGAGCGTGAAAACTATGTTTATTTCTTACGTCAATTAAGAAATCACTTAATAGCTAACGGCACTGATATAATAGCTTATTGTCTCATGCCTAACCATTATCATTTATTAGTTTACCTCCAAACAGATAAATTTTCAGATTTAATGCAAGCGTTTTCTCTTTCTTACACTAAAGCTATTAATAAACGTTATGAGAGAACAGGTTCGCTTTTTCAGGGACGATTTCAGGCAATTCATGTAGATAGAGAAGAATATTTATTGCATCTAACTCGATATATACACTTAAACCCCGTTCGTGCTAATATAGTTCAAAAAGCAGAAGATTGGGAGTTTTCCAGCTATCAAGAATATATCGATTTGCGACCCGGTACTTTACCTAAATTAGAGGGAGTGCGATCGCAGTTACCCTCAGCAGATGCTTACCGTGGCTTTGTAGAATCTAATTTGGATGGTGAAAAGGTTATCAAGAATTTTACATTTGAGGAATAG